The genomic DNA GAGGATAGAAAGGCGGAAATCATCGCTTTGGATGGCGATAAAATTTTTTTCTGCCGAAGCGGTAATAGAAGCGGCAAAGCGGTAGAATTTCTTCAGTCCGAAGGGGTAGAAAAAGTGCATAATGGTGGTGGCTACGCCGATTTACAAGCGCTTTTGGATACCATTTAAACCTTAAAAACCGTTTCAACCCAAAGATTGAAACGGTTTTAATTTTATGGTGCCAGCCGTGACAACTGCCATTGGTAATCCTCATCTAAGCGGTACCTTAGGCGGTCGTGCAGTCGGTTGGGGCGCCCTTGCCAAAACTCTATTTCATAAGGCTTTGCGATGTAGCCACCCCAATGCTCAGGGCGTGGAATTTCCTGCCCTTCGTAGGATTTCTCTAAAGCATTGAGTTTTTGTTCCAGATAATCTCGGTTGGGAATTTCTTCACTTTGAGGCGAGACCACCGCACCGAGCTGGCTTCCTCTTGGGCGAGAAGCAAAATAGCCATCACTCAAATTTTCTGGGATTTTTTCCACCTTAGCTTTGATGATGATTTGTCGCTCTAATGCAGGGTAGAAAAAATGCAAACACACCATAGGCAGGCGCTCTATCGCCTTTCCTTTTTGGCTCAGATAGTTGGTGTAGAAAATAAAACCTTCCCAAGTGTAGGCTTTTAGTAGCACCATCCGAGTGCGTGGGCAGCCATCAGCATCTATCGTGGAAACCGCCATCGCATTGGCTTCAGCAATGGCTGGGTGGGCTTCCGCCTCCAAAAGCCAATCTCTAAATTGCTCTATCGGATTTTCTTTGGCTTGAGATTCTAACAAACAGCCTTTTTCATAAACTTGTCTTTTATCGTGTAGGTCTTCCATAAATTTTAAACTTCTATTTTGTTATTTTATCAAAATTGATTCTTTAATGATGTAAATTCGTGTTTTTTATAGCTTATTTTTTCAATTTTGATGAAAGGATTTGGGTTAATATTTCTAATGTGTGCTTATTTCGCCACATAAATTTTCGGAAAATAGTGTTCTAAAATCTTGTTGATAATTAGGGTTGTCTATCAGGTGCATTGCTTTAGTAATGGCGGCTTCGGCGGTGAGGTCTTTGCCACTAATTGCCCTCACAGCGTGGAATATATTGCTATTTTCATACTTCCCAATGGTGATTTCTCCAGAAATACACTGGCTGATGACCACAATTTCGGTGTTGTTTTCTCGTATT from Riemerella columbina includes the following:
- a CDS encoding rhodanese-like domain-containing protein; the encoded protein is MIKDILKSGQYHLIDVREEMELMMDGEIEGAINIPLGSLEDRKAEIIALDGDKIFFCRSGNRSGKAVEFLQSEGVEKVHNGGGYADLQALLDTI
- the pdxH gene encoding pyridoxamine 5'-phosphate oxidase, whose protein sequence is MEDLHDKRQVYEKGCLLESQAKENPIEQFRDWLLEAEAHPAIAEANAMAVSTIDADGCPRTRMVLLKAYTWEGFIFYTNYLSQKGKAIERLPMVCLHFFYPALERQIIIKAKVEKIPENLSDGYFASRPRGSQLGAVVSPQSEEIPNRDYLEQKLNALEKSYEGQEIPRPEHWGGYIAKPYEIEFWQGRPNRLHDRLRYRLDEDYQWQLSRLAP